A region of Bradyrhizobium sp. SZCCHNS1050 DNA encodes the following proteins:
- a CDS encoding DUF1254 domain-containing protein has product MTRLLFTVVVGVLLGGVVHLVSVLALPRISTQDAYSRLTPMTKLNAVTQLPLADPGNSPMPFMDPAFAMAICRYDLSDGPLKLTVPVSQAYTSVSFYTRNEIAYYAINDRSAGKRVIELNLMTEAQHEDLPEDEEITAADRLIIDSPTTTGLIVLKALAAEPGLMPQAQASLAAASCGVQTEAPAKAEKPRGKR; this is encoded by the coding sequence ATGACCCGGCTGCTGTTCACGGTCGTGGTCGGCGTGCTGCTCGGCGGCGTGGTCCATCTCGTCAGCGTGCTGGCGCTGCCGCGGATCTCGACCCAGGACGCCTACTCCCGGCTGACGCCGATGACCAAGCTGAACGCCGTGACGCAGTTGCCATTGGCCGATCCCGGCAATTCACCGATGCCGTTCATGGATCCGGCGTTCGCCATGGCGATCTGCCGCTATGATCTGTCCGACGGACCGCTCAAGCTCACGGTTCCGGTGAGCCAGGCCTATACATCGGTGTCGTTCTACACGCGCAACGAGATCGCCTACTACGCCATCAACGACCGCTCCGCCGGCAAGCGCGTGATCGAGCTCAACCTGATGACCGAGGCGCAGCACGAAGACCTGCCCGAGGACGAGGAGATCACGGCCGCCGACCGGCTGATCATCGATTCGCCGACGACGACCGGGTTGATCGTGCTGAAGGCCCTGGCCGCCGAGCCCGGTCTCATGCCGCAGGCGCAGGCCTCCCTTGCAGCGGCAAGCTGCGGCGTACAGACCGAGGCACCGGCCAAGGCCGAGAAGCCGCGCGGCAAACGATAA
- a CDS encoding PBP1A family penicillin-binding protein: MRQIIPDDWKKRINNFRLDLDARFDSALFSSLRGTRELYERYSAFMDRFYVGGWKRWVFVEPFSEAATIGLGGLVLMLALAIPAFRETADEDWLKKSDLAVTFLDRYGNPIGSRGIKHNDSIPLEDFPDNLIKATLATEDRRFYDHFGIDIAGTARALVTNAQAGGVRQGGSSISQQLAKNLFLSNERTIERKVNEAFLAIWLETRLTKNEILKLYLDRAYMGGGTFGVDGAAHFYFNKSVRDINLAEAAMLAGLFKAPTKFAPHINLPAARARANVVLDNLVDAGFMTEGQVFGARRNPAFAVDRRDESSPNYFLDYAFDEMRKLVDTFPKSYTERVFVVRTSIDMTVQHAADEAIENQLRQFGRDYHATQAATVVSDLDGGIRAMVGGRDYGASQFNRAVDAYRQPGSSFKPYVYTTALLNGFKPTSIVVDGPVCIGNWCPQNYGHSYSGSVTLTQAITRSINVVPVKLSIALGGKEGPKAGRAKIIEVARRFGLKAPLPDTPSMPIGSDEVTVLEHAVAYATFPNKGKAVTPHSVLEVRTGAGDLVWRWDRDGPKPKQAIPASVAADMAGMMSHVVSEGTARRAALDGIPTAGKTGTTNAYRDAWFVGYTGNFTCAVWYGNDDYSPTNRMTGGSLPAQTWHDIMVAAHQGVEVKELPGVGMGEKLPQSASAAMAQAGQPKTLEIKPGPPPILTRRGAEVLVQVEKMLDDAARLAEKAAPADPRKPGKPVSSSALAFPENYAAATADGVTTPALRKN; this comes from the coding sequence GTGCGGCAGATCATTCCAGACGATTGGAAGAAGCGGATCAACAATTTCCGCCTGGATCTCGACGCCCGCTTCGATTCGGCGCTGTTCTCCTCCCTGCGCGGCACCCGCGAGCTGTATGAGCGCTATTCGGCGTTCATGGACCGCTTCTATGTCGGCGGCTGGAAGCGCTGGGTGTTCGTCGAGCCGTTCTCGGAGGCGGCCACGATCGGGCTCGGCGGCCTGGTGCTGATGCTGGCGCTCGCGATCCCCGCCTTCCGGGAAACTGCCGATGAGGACTGGCTGAAGAAGTCCGACCTCGCCGTCACCTTCCTCGACCGCTACGGCAACCCGATCGGCAGCCGCGGCATCAAGCACAATGATTCGATTCCGCTGGAGGACTTCCCGGACAATCTGATCAAGGCGACGCTCGCCACCGAGGACCGCCGCTTCTACGACCATTTCGGCATCGACATTGCCGGCACGGCGCGCGCCCTCGTCACCAACGCCCAGGCCGGCGGCGTCCGCCAGGGCGGCTCCTCGATCAGCCAGCAGCTCGCCAAGAACCTGTTCCTGTCCAACGAGCGCACCATTGAGCGCAAGGTCAACGAGGCGTTCCTGGCGATCTGGCTGGAAACCCGGCTGACCAAGAACGAGATCCTCAAGCTCTATCTCGACCGCGCCTATATGGGCGGCGGCACCTTCGGCGTCGACGGCGCGGCACACTTCTATTTCAACAAGTCGGTGCGCGACATCAACCTCGCCGAAGCCGCGATGCTTGCCGGGCTGTTCAAGGCGCCGACCAAGTTCGCCCCCCACATCAACCTGCCCGCCGCCCGCGCCCGCGCCAACGTCGTGCTCGACAATCTGGTCGATGCCGGGTTCATGACCGAGGGCCAGGTGTTCGGTGCCCGCCGCAACCCGGCCTTCGCGGTCGACCGCCGCGACGAAAGCTCGCCGAACTACTTCCTCGACTACGCCTTCGACGAGATGCGCAAGCTGGTCGACACGTTCCCGAAATCCTACACCGAGCGCGTCTTCGTGGTGCGGACCTCGATCGACATGACCGTGCAGCATGCGGCCGATGAGGCGATCGAGAACCAGTTGCGCCAGTTCGGCCGCGACTATCACGCGACCCAGGCGGCAACCGTCGTCTCCGACCTCGACGGCGGCATCCGCGCCATGGTCGGCGGCCGCGACTATGGTGCCAGCCAGTTCAACCGCGCAGTCGACGCCTACCGGCAACCAGGATCGTCGTTCAAGCCTTACGTCTACACCACCGCACTGCTGAACGGCTTCAAGCCGACCTCGATCGTGGTCGACGGCCCGGTCTGCATCGGCAACTGGTGCCCGCAGAATTATGGCCATTCCTATTCCGGCTCGGTGACGCTGACGCAGGCGATCACCCGCTCGATCAACGTTGTCCCGGTCAAACTGTCGATCGCGCTCGGCGGCAAGGAGGGTCCGAAGGCCGGCCGCGCCAAGATCATCGAGGTCGCGCGGCGCTTCGGCCTCAAGGCGCCGCTGCCCGACACCCCGTCGATGCCGATCGGCTCCGACGAGGTCACGGTGCTGGAGCACGCGGTCGCCTATGCGACCTTCCCGAACAAGGGCAAGGCGGTGACGCCGCATTCCGTACTGGAGGTCCGCACCGGCGCCGGCGATCTGGTCTGGCGCTGGGACCGTGACGGGCCGAAGCCGAAGCAGGCGATCCCGGCCTCGGTTGCTGCCGACATGGCGGGCATGATGAGCCACGTGGTCAGCGAAGGCACCGCACGCCGCGCCGCACTCGACGGCATTCCGACCGCCGGCAAGACCGGCACCACCAACGCCTATCGGGACGCCTGGTTCGTCGGCTACACCGGCAACTTCACCTGCGCGGTCTGGTACGGCAATGACGACTATTCGCCGACCAACCGTATGACCGGCGGCTCGCTGCCGGCGCAGACGTGGCACGACATCATGGTCGCCGCGCATCAGGGCGTCGAGGTCAAGGAGCTGCCCGGCGTCGGCATGGGCGAAAAGCTGCCGCAGTCGGCGTCCGCCGCGATGGCACAGGCCGGCCAGCCGAAGACGCTGGAGATCAAGCCCGGTCCGCCGCCGATCCTGACCCGCCGCGGCGCCGAGGTGCTGGTTCAGGTCGAGAAGATGCTGGACGATGCGGCGCGCCTCGCCGAGAAGGCCGCGCCTGCCGATCCGCGCAAGCCCGGCAAGCCGGTCTCGTCGAGCGCGCTGGCCTTCCCTGAGAATTACGCCGCGGCAACGGCCGACGGCGTCACCACCCCTGCCCTGCGCAAGAACTGA
- a CDS encoding CYTH domain-containing protein — translation MPLEIERKFLVKSDAWRDQATHSERLRDGLVARQDGLKVRVRCYGNRTTLCVKSGRRGLTRDEFEYDIPADHAAMLFAHCDGRILQKTRHYVPAESGVWEVDVYHDALEGVVIAEIELPTETTIVTLPDWVGDEVTGDPRYSKANMLTERSRAAKVRELRRARLAGL, via the coding sequence ATGCCTCTCGAAATCGAACGGAAGTTTCTCGTCAAGTCCGATGCTTGGCGGGATCAGGCGACGCACAGTGAACGCCTTCGCGACGGCCTCGTCGCACGTCAGGACGGCCTCAAGGTCCGCGTTCGCTGCTATGGCAACCGGACGACGCTGTGCGTGAAGAGCGGCCGCCGCGGCCTGACCCGAGATGAATTCGAGTACGATATTCCCGCGGACCACGCCGCGATGCTGTTCGCGCATTGCGACGGACGCATCCTCCAGAAGACGCGTCACTATGTGCCGGCCGAAAGCGGCGTCTGGGAAGTCGACGTCTACCACGACGCGCTCGAAGGCGTCGTCATCGCCGAGATCGAGCTGCCGACCGAAACGACCATCGTGACCCTTCCCGACTGGGTCGGCGACGAGGTCACCGGCGACCCGCGCTACAGCAAGGCCAACATGCTGACGGAGCGCTCGCGGGCGGCGAAAGTCCGGGAGCTGCGGCGCGCGCGCCTTGCAGGGCTGTGA
- a CDS encoding DUF1214 domain-containing protein, translated as MRLLFITLVTLLIATGVGIGATWMTTTRGTEFGTLTIGAWTARPKTGTADVDPYARATITRNGELPIGTGDGVAFTATTDDKRKPLDGRCDILVSGVTPPARFWTLTLYDRKGHLVANTLQRYGFTSQELVRGADGSFEIRVAARSRSGNWLPTGGIERYALMLRLYDTPVGVATRTQRDAPMPSITTVGCPS; from the coding sequence GTGCGGCTGCTCTTCATCACCTTGGTTACGCTCCTGATCGCCACCGGCGTCGGCATCGGCGCGACGTGGATGACGACGACCCGCGGCACCGAGTTCGGTACGCTGACGATCGGCGCCTGGACGGCGCGTCCGAAAACCGGCACGGCCGATGTCGACCCCTATGCGCGCGCGACCATCACCCGCAATGGCGAATTGCCGATCGGCACCGGCGACGGCGTGGCCTTCACCGCCACCACGGACGACAAGAGGAAGCCGCTCGACGGGCGCTGCGACATCCTGGTCAGCGGCGTCACGCCACCCGCCCGGTTCTGGACGCTCACGCTCTACGACCGCAAGGGCCACCTCGTCGCCAACACGCTGCAGCGCTACGGCTTCACCAGCCAGGAGCTGGTACGAGGTGCCGATGGCTCCTTCGAGATTCGTGTCGCCGCGCGCTCGCGCTCCGGCAACTGGCTGCCGACCGGCGGCATCGAGCGCTACGCGCTGATGCTGCGGCTCTACGACACGCCGGTCGGCGTCGCGACCCGCACGCAGCGCGACGCACCGATGCCGTCGATCACGACAGTAGGTTGCCCATCATGA
- a CDS encoding acetyl-CoA hydrolase/transferase family protein — protein sequence MSSSQVMSQALRAKIMSADAAAALVEPGNHVGMSGFTGSGYPKAVPLALARRIEAAHARGEPFRVGVWTGASTAPELDGALARADGIDLRLPYQSDPATRQRINAGSIDYIDLHLSHVAQFVWFGFLGHLDVAVIECAGILPDGRLIPSTSIGNNKTWLDLADRVIIEVNSWMNPALLGMHDVYYGTRLPPHRKPIPIVAPGDRIGETTYRCNPDKVIAVVETHAPDRNTSFAAPDDVSGAIAGHILEFFAHEVKQGRLPRNLLPLQSGVGNVANAVMAGLDDGPFPHLTAYTEVLQDGMLNLIRSGRMDLASATALSLSSEAAIEFNREIEFLRDRIVLRPQEISNHPEVIRRLGVIAMNGMIEADIYGNVNSTHVRGSSIMNGIGGSGDFARNAYLSIFMTPSTAKNGTISCIVPMVTHVDHTEHDVQVLVTERGLADLRGLSPKQRARTIIDQAAHPKFRPALADYFERACRDSTGKHTPHLLEEAFRLLRPE from the coding sequence ATGAGTTCATCGCAGGTGATGTCACAGGCGCTGCGCGCCAAGATCATGTCGGCCGACGCGGCGGCCGCGCTGGTCGAGCCCGGCAACCATGTCGGCATGAGCGGCTTCACCGGGTCGGGCTACCCGAAGGCGGTGCCGCTCGCGCTGGCGCGCCGGATCGAAGCCGCGCATGCGCGCGGCGAGCCGTTCCGCGTCGGCGTGTGGACCGGGGCGAGCACCGCGCCCGAGCTCGACGGCGCGCTCGCCCGGGCTGATGGCATCGACCTGCGCCTGCCCTATCAGTCCGATCCAGCGACACGACAGCGCATCAACGCCGGCAGCATCGACTATATCGATCTGCATCTCAGCCATGTCGCACAGTTCGTGTGGTTCGGTTTTCTCGGCCATCTCGACGTCGCCGTGATCGAATGCGCCGGCATCCTGCCGGACGGGCGGCTGATCCCCTCGACCTCGATCGGCAACAACAAGACCTGGCTCGATCTGGCGGACCGCGTCATCATCGAAGTCAATTCGTGGATGAACCCGGCGCTGCTCGGCATGCACGACGTCTATTACGGCACCCGCCTGCCACCGCATCGCAAGCCGATCCCGATCGTGGCGCCCGGCGACCGCATCGGCGAGACCACCTATCGCTGCAATCCGGACAAGGTCATCGCGGTCGTCGAGACCCACGCGCCCGACCGCAACACGAGCTTCGCCGCCCCCGACGACGTCTCCGGCGCGATCGCCGGGCACATCCTGGAGTTCTTCGCGCACGAGGTGAAGCAGGGCCGCCTGCCGCGCAATCTGCTGCCGCTGCAATCGGGCGTCGGCAACGTCGCGAACGCCGTGATGGCCGGGCTCGACGACGGGCCGTTCCCGCATCTCACCGCCTACACCGAGGTGCTGCAGGACGGCATGCTGAACCTGATCCGCTCGGGGCGGATGGATCTCGCCTCCGCGACGGCATTGTCGCTGAGCTCGGAAGCGGCGATCGAATTCAACCGCGAGATCGAGTTCCTGCGCGACCGCATCGTGCTGCGGCCGCAGGAGATCTCCAACCACCCCGAGGTGATCCGCCGGCTCGGCGTCATTGCCATGAACGGCATGATCGAGGCCGACATCTACGGCAACGTCAACTCGACCCACGTGCGCGGCAGCAGCATCATGAACGGCATCGGCGGCTCCGGGGACTTCGCTCGCAACGCCTATCTGTCGATCTTCATGACGCCCTCGACGGCGAAGAATGGGACGATCTCCTGCATCGTGCCGATGGTCACCCATGTCGACCACACCGAGCACGACGTGCAGGTTCTGGTGACCGAGCGCGGCCTCGCCGATCTGCGCGGCCTGTCGCCCAAACAGCGCGCCCGCACCATCATCGATCAGGCGGCGCATCCAAAATTCCGGCCGGCGCTGGCGGATTATTTCGAACGCGCCTGCCGCGATTCGACCGGCAAGCACACGCCGCATCTGCTCGAGGAGGCGTTCCGCCTGCTCAGGC